In one window of Paraflavitalea soli DNA:
- a CDS encoding alpha/beta hydrolase family protein, translated as MPLRSLYPCVMLLLLYLLPITPLSAQSPSSRQDTMSEEKFVQLNGIEQWITIKGNKSKPMILFIHGGPGSPITPYADNVYKEWEKDFLLVQWDQRGTGRTYGKAPVTFTPEYLQSHLLTIEQMAADGIALAEYLVKYLGKPKMIIMGTSWGSALSVKIISQRPDLFYAYIGHSQIVDPSNDGPMYDKVYRLAQQHNDTASLRILNALGKPPYDRARNVGQLLRVVKKYEKASSTPPPPNWFVETASYNNPKDEQDRNDGDDYSFVNYAGDKVLGVPSIRAGINFRRDIVELKIPVYLIQGEEDILTPKTASKAWFDQLRAPLKEYILLPKAAHGFNQSVVDTQYKLCKSVKMAAPGK; from the coding sequence ATGCCTCTCAGATCCCTGTACCCCTGTGTGATGTTACTCTTACTTTACTTATTACCTATAACACCCTTAAGTGCACAGTCCCCCTCCTCCCGTCAGGATACCATGTCCGAAGAAAAATTTGTGCAGCTCAATGGCATCGAACAATGGATAACGATCAAAGGCAATAAGAGTAAACCCATGATCCTCTTTATTCATGGAGGTCCCGGCAGTCCCATTACCCCCTATGCTGATAATGTCTACAAAGAATGGGAAAAGGATTTTTTGCTCGTGCAGTGGGACCAGCGCGGCACAGGAAGAACATATGGCAAAGCGCCTGTAACCTTCACCCCGGAATACCTGCAGTCGCATCTCCTCACTATAGAACAGATGGCGGCCGATGGCATTGCCCTGGCCGAATACCTGGTAAAATACCTCGGCAAGCCCAAAATGATCATCATGGGTACTTCCTGGGGTTCCGCCTTGTCCGTTAAGATCATTAGCCAACGTCCTGATCTCTTCTATGCCTACATCGGGCATTCACAGATCGTAGATCCATCCAACGATGGGCCTATGTATGATAAAGTATACCGGCTTGCCCAACAACACAATGACACGGCATCCCTGCGCATATTAAATGCGCTTGGAAAGCCCCCTTATGACAGAGCAAGGAACGTGGGACAGCTGCTGAGGGTCGTCAAAAAATATGAAAAAGCCAGTTCAACACCACCACCGCCCAATTGGTTTGTCGAAACAGCCAGCTACAACAATCCCAAAGACGAGCAGGACAGGAATGACGGAGATGATTATTCCTTTGTGAATTATGCAGGCGACAAAGTGCTCGGCGTCCCATCCATCCGTGCCGGGATCAACTTCAGGAGAGATATTGTTGAGCTCAAAATACCAGTTTACCTCATCCAGGGCGAGGAAGACATCCTCACCCCCAAAACAGCCAGCAAAGCCTGGTTTGATCAACTGCGGGCGCCCCTCAAGGAATATATCCTGCTGCCCAAAGCAGCTCATGGATTTAATCAGTCCGTTGTCGATACCCAGTATAAGCTCTGCAAAAGCGTAAAAATGGCGGCCCCTGGAAAATAG
- a CDS encoding histidine phosphatase family protein, whose product MKVYPKSLLHPLVLLFCLLFTVNSQARQQGNDLRIVLIRHAEKASAGPELSCQGINRSKALPPVLHAKIGLPVIIYVPQSSATQHARMRQTILPFTEKYHLPLNDDYKVGDIKGVAKNIRKQTGTVLVVWEHKSLVDIAKQLGVKEELNWDADDFDSIWIITFSKKGKARLAIDQEGLHPSAKCP is encoded by the coding sequence ATGAAAGTGTATCCCAAAAGCCTGCTTCATCCCCTGGTCCTGCTCTTCTGCCTGCTGTTCACCGTTAACTCCCAGGCCCGGCAGCAAGGGAACGACCTCAGGATCGTGCTCATCCGTCATGCCGAAAAGGCATCAGCAGGACCGGAACTTAGCTGCCAGGGCATCAACCGCTCGAAGGCATTACCTCCTGTGTTGCATGCAAAGATCGGTCTGCCTGTCATCATCTATGTGCCGCAAAGCAGTGCCACCCAACACGCCAGGATGCGCCAAACCATCCTCCCTTTTACGGAGAAATACCACCTGCCATTGAACGACGACTATAAGGTGGGCGACATCAAGGGGGTTGCCAAAAACATCCGGAAGCAAACAGGAACAGTGCTCGTTGTGTGGGAACACAAGAGCCTGGTGGACATCGCCAAACAACTGGGTGTAAAAGAAGAGCTGAACTGGGACGCTGATGATTTCGACAGTATCTGGATCATTACATTCAGTAAGAAAGGGAAAGCCCGCCTGGCCATAGATCAGGAAGGACTGCATCCTTCTGCCAAATGCCCTTAA
- a CDS encoding helix-turn-helix domain-containing protein, giving the protein MPSNMQEKEYIIQKLNECLYEHVQDKGLNVELLARLMYMSRPTLYRKMKSVTNLTPNELINEARLKKAAALLATGDYRVFEVARMVGYTSQSSFGKLFLKQFKVTPATYQRMKKMMDAA; this is encoded by the coding sequence ATGCCCAGTAACATGCAGGAGAAGGAGTATATCATACAGAAGCTGAACGAGTGTTTGTACGAGCATGTGCAGGACAAGGGCCTTAATGTGGAACTGCTGGCGCGGCTGATGTATATGAGCCGTCCCACGCTGTACCGGAAAATGAAAAGTGTCACCAATCTTACCCCCAATGAGCTTATCAACGAGGCCCGGCTAAAAAAAGCGGCTGCCTTGCTGGCCACCGGTGACTACCGGGTTTTTGAAGTGGCCAGAATGGTAGGTTATACATCCCAAAGCAGTTTTGGCAAATTATTCCTCAAACAATTCAAGGTAACGCCCGCCACTTATCAGCGGATGAAGAAAATGATGGATGCGGCGTGA
- a CDS encoding hybrid sensor histidine kinase/response regulator transcription factor: MLRYHYILGCCFLLVVHLAAAQSTHINFTAVTSKDGLLSNSVNAIIKDQYGLMWFATDDGLNKFDGTNFTVYRHIPGDTASLRANEVLALHEDLAGNLWIGTSGGGLSRYDRQKDVFIHYPTDGKTPALPANAVIRGIAGDATGKIWIAQYENLFMLDPATNQITRIDLASADNQQAIPKILVGVYVDHKQRVWTGTTNGLYLYDRNTNKVKRFENNPGQPGSLISNYIRAIAEDKYGNIWIGTSAGLCTWRPDGSGFNTYPYLSGPTNALVSNEIFCISPDEGGNLWVGTSEGLNIVDPLAQRVSTHVSQEGDIHSLTNKWIKCAYIDKQGIYWLGTFRGGINKYDKNLNLFDIKLSNKFFTQQRTTAIVSSFAEARDGTVFIGSDGGGLFRYNRKTEQVVAVDLGLPVPATHPLSVLTLHVNARNELYVGTYAWGLIIINLTTGARRYLRQGSATTDLNSNNIFCIKEDSKGNLWIGTNGEGVNLLRDGKVVTKFTPRPRPDVGNETLLPMNGYVRAIEEDSAGNIWIGSHGGGVNIYNPHNGKWITYTQSNSKLPSDKVQAILRDSRDNIWVGTFGEGLSLYDSKTHNFINYSEKEGLQNATIYQVVEDQGGIIWLSTNSGISSFDQTKNTFRNYTSYNGVQNNNFSHAAGIRLSDGGLIFGGLEGFNYFDPAKLTINRNVPQVLLTDLRVANKSAVPGEDAPIKEHISVANDIRLSYKQNFALSFVALNYTIPKQNHYAYKLEGFDKDWNYTGTNNTASYTNLDPGEYTFRVKASNNDGIWSTKDTVIKIYVRPPFWRTTWAYLFYAVAIGALLLYSRYLGITRIRKKFLLEQERQEAKRIQELDRLKIKFLTNLSHDFRTPISLIMGPVDQLIQEEHTTARLTKLNMVKRNARRLLNLVNQLLDFRKMEELEISLQVSNGEFISFVKEVTDSFRDFADRKHIHFQFRSSLPALQALFDHDKIERILFNLLSNAFKFTLEGGTVTVEVEEMNNPADTINKWVSIQVRDSGIGIPKDKQEQVFERFFQNNSSTAVLNQGSGIGLSITREFIKLHGGLIFVDSEPGKGAAFIIQLPLQPAPVTEQAPVQPLIVPSIETPFEEPTTDNTADLPLLLLVEDNEDFRFYLKDNLRHQYKVLEAANGKEGWQKALAYHPQLIVSDISMPEMDGIDLTQKLKADKRTSHIPVILLTALTAEEQQIAGLATGANDYITKPFNVEVLHAKIRNLLRLNNTLKNTYTRQIKVLTPEVTMESADEKLLNKIVSYLEANLTNAQLSVESLSKEVGMSRSSLYSKVLDLTGQTPVEYIRSYRLDKAAGLMEKSDMSIAEIAYEVGFSTPNYFARSFKTKFNMLPSEFISKIRKSQTGNNN, translated from the coding sequence ATGCTTAGATACCACTATATTCTTGGCTGTTGCTTTTTGCTGGTTGTTCACCTGGCAGCCGCACAATCTACCCATATCAACTTTACCGCCGTTACCTCCAAAGACGGACTGCTCTCCAATTCAGTCAACGCCATTATTAAGGACCAATACGGACTGATGTGGTTTGCCACCGACGACGGACTGAATAAATTCGACGGAACCAACTTTACCGTTTACCGCCATATTCCCGGCGATACGGCCAGCCTGCGGGCCAATGAGGTGCTGGCCCTGCACGAAGACCTGGCAGGCAACCTCTGGATCGGCACCAGCGGCGGTGGCCTCAGCCGCTATGACCGGCAAAAAGACGTTTTTATCCATTACCCCACCGATGGCAAAACACCCGCACTCCCTGCCAATGCCGTCATCAGGGGCATCGCGGGCGACGCTACCGGTAAGATCTGGATCGCCCAGTATGAAAACCTCTTTATGCTCGATCCCGCTACCAACCAGATCACCCGGATCGACCTCGCTTCGGCCGACAACCAGCAGGCCATTCCCAAAATACTGGTGGGCGTATATGTAGACCACAAGCAACGGGTCTGGACAGGCACTACCAATGGCCTCTACCTCTACGACAGGAACACCAACAAAGTAAAGCGGTTTGAGAATAACCCCGGGCAACCAGGTAGCCTGATCAGCAACTATATCAGGGCCATCGCAGAAGATAAATACGGTAATATCTGGATCGGTACCTCTGCCGGACTTTGCACCTGGCGCCCCGATGGCAGCGGGTTCAATACCTATCCCTACCTCAGCGGCCCCACCAACGCCCTGGTGAGCAACGAAATATTCTGCATCTCGCCCGACGAAGGAGGCAATCTCTGGGTAGGTACATCGGAAGGGTTGAACATCGTTGACCCGCTGGCACAACGGGTTAGTACCCATGTATCGCAGGAAGGGGATATCCACAGTCTCACCAACAAATGGATCAAGTGCGCCTATATTGACAAGCAGGGCATCTATTGGCTGGGCACCTTCCGCGGCGGCATCAACAAATACGACAAGAACCTCAACCTTTTTGATATCAAGCTTAGTAATAAGTTCTTTACCCAACAGCGCACCACCGCCATCGTGAGCAGTTTTGCAGAGGCCAGGGATGGTACGGTGTTTATTGGGTCGGATGGAGGAGGATTGTTCCGGTACAATCGTAAGACGGAACAAGTTGTTGCGGTGGATCTTGGATTACCTGTGCCAGCCACGCACCCGCTCTCGGTTCTTACGCTGCACGTAAACGCCCGCAACGAACTCTATGTGGGCACTTATGCCTGGGGGCTGATCATCATCAATCTTACCACGGGCGCCCGTCGATACCTCAGACAAGGATCGGCCACTACTGATCTCAATTCGAACAATATCTTTTGTATAAAGGAAGACAGCAAGGGCAACCTTTGGATCGGCACGAATGGTGAAGGGGTTAACCTGCTGCGGGATGGAAAGGTGGTTACCAAGTTTACTCCCCGCCCCAGGCCGGATGTTGGCAATGAAACATTGCTACCCATGAACGGGTACGTACGGGCCATCGAAGAAGATAGTGCCGGTAATATCTGGATCGGATCGCATGGCGGAGGCGTTAATATCTATAACCCCCACAACGGCAAATGGATCACTTATACGCAAAGCAACAGCAAACTGCCCAGTGATAAGGTGCAGGCCATCCTGCGTGACAGCCGGGACAATATATGGGTGGGCACTTTTGGAGAAGGGCTGAGCCTGTACGATAGTAAAACCCACAACTTTATCAATTACTCCGAAAAAGAAGGACTTCAGAACGCCACCATCTACCAGGTAGTGGAAGACCAGGGCGGCATCATCTGGCTCAGTACCAACTCGGGCATCAGCAGTTTTGACCAGACTAAAAATACCTTTCGCAATTATACCAGTTACAACGGGGTACAGAACAATAATTTCTCGCACGCTGCGGGCATCCGCCTATCCGATGGAGGATTGATCTTCGGTGGACTGGAAGGATTCAACTACTTCGATCCTGCCAAACTCACCATCAACCGCAATGTGCCGCAGGTACTGCTCACTGATCTGCGCGTCGCCAACAAATCCGCCGTACCCGGCGAAGACGCACCCATCAAAGAACATATTTCTGTGGCCAACGATATCCGCCTGTCTTACAAACAGAATTTCGCCCTCAGCTTCGTAGCCCTCAATTATACCATTCCCAAGCAAAACCACTATGCTTACAAACTGGAAGGGTTTGACAAAGACTGGAACTATACCGGCACCAACAATACCGCCTCCTATACCAACCTCGATCCCGGCGAATACACCTTCCGTGTGAAAGCCAGCAACAACGATGGCATCTGGAGCACCAAGGACACCGTGATAAAGATATATGTGCGCCCTCCCTTCTGGCGCACCACCTGGGCCTACCTGTTTTATGCGGTAGCCATTGGCGCCCTGCTCCTGTACAGTCGCTACCTGGGCATTACACGGATCAGGAAGAAATTCCTGCTGGAGCAGGAGCGGCAGGAAGCCAAACGCATACAGGAGCTCGACCGCCTGAAAATAAAATTCCTGACCAACCTCAGTCATGATTTCCGCACCCCTATCTCCCTCATCATGGGTCCCGTAGATCAACTGATCCAGGAAGAACACACAACCGCCAGACTTACCAAACTCAACATGGTCAAACGCAATGCCAGGCGATTGCTCAACCTCGTGAACCAGCTATTGGATTTCCGGAAGATGGAAGAACTCGAGATCAGCCTGCAGGTATCCAATGGAGAATTCATTTCCTTTGTCAAAGAGGTCACCGATTCTTTCCGGGATTTCGCAGATCGCAAACATATCCATTTCCAATTCAGGAGCAGCCTGCCTGCCCTGCAAGCCTTGTTTGACCACGACAAAATAGAACGCATCCTCTTCAATCTCTTGTCCAATGCTTTTAAGTTCACCCTGGAAGGTGGTACCGTGACGGTTGAAGTGGAGGAAATGAACAATCCTGCCGACACGATCAATAAATGGGTATCCATCCAGGTAAGGGACTCCGGCATCGGTATTCCCAAAGACAAACAAGAGCAGGTATTTGAACGCTTCTTTCAGAACAACAGCTCCACAGCCGTGCTCAACCAGGGCAGCGGAATTGGCTTATCGATCACCAGGGAGTTCATCAAATTACATGGAGGCCTCATATTCGTGGATAGTGAACCCGGTAAGGGCGCTGCCTTCATCATACAGCTTCCGCTGCAACCAGCGCCGGTAACAGAGCAGGCGCCCGTACAGCCGCTCATTGTACCTTCGATAGAAACCCCGTTCGAAGAACCAACCACAGACAACACCGCCGACCTGCCCCTCCTGCTATTGGTGGAAGACAATGAAGATTTCAGGTTCTACCTCAAAGACAATCTCCGCCATCAATACAAAGTGCTGGAAGCAGCCAATGGCAAAGAAGGATGGCAAAAAGCACTCGCCTATCACCCGCAACTGATCGTCAGTGATATCAGCATGCCCGAAATGGATGGCATCGACCTCACGCAAAAACTAAAGGCCGATAAAAGGACCAGTCATATTCCTGTTATACTACTCACTGCCCTCACGGCAGAGGAACAACAGATCGCCGGACTGGCCACCGGGGCCAACGATTACATCACCAAGCCCTTCAATGTGGAAGTGCTGCATGCCAAGATCAGGAACCTGCTGCGGTTGAACAATACACTGAAGAATACCTACACCCGGCAAATAAAAGTGCTCACCCCGGAAGTAACCATGGAGTCGGCCGATGAGAAACTCTTAAATAAGATCGTGAGCTACCTCGAAGCCAACCTCACCAATGCACAGCTTTCTGTAGAAAGCCTGAGCAAGGAAGTAGGCATGAGCCGCAGTTCACTCTACAGCAAAGTGCTCGACCTTACCGGGCAAACCCCCGTAGAATACATCCGCTCCTACCGGCTCGACAAAGCTGCCGGCCTGATGGAAAAGAGCGATATGAGCATTGCTGAGATCGCGTATGAAGTGGGCTTCTCCACCCCCAACTATTTCGCGCGCTCTTTCAAAACAAAATTCAACATGCTGCCTTCTGAATTCATATCGAAGATCAGGAAGAGCCAAACAGGCAACAATAATTAA
- a CDS encoding endo-1,4-beta-xylanase, producing MKISTVHIILFILALASATCSVSRMSNSADTSLQTTPSLKRTFQNDFMIGAALNTQQIMERDTNASRLVAQQFNAVTPENVMKAMIIHPQWNTYNFEWADKLIEYGKKNNLQINGHTLIWHSQMPAFARRLQSTDSFRLFFTDHITTVASRYRDKVYSWDVVNEALNEDGTMRRSPFFTKLGEDYVTEAFRLTQAAAPNTQLYYNDYNNERPAKRAGCIALINKIKAAGVRIDGVGIQGHWQVGKVPLKDIEESILQYSALGLKLAFTELDIEVLPRNFQGADVGQRMKADPSLNPYTSGLPDDVQQQLASDYEALFQLFLKHRDKIERVTFWGVNDGASWLNDWPVRGRTNYPLLFDRAFNPKPAFYKVIATRKGVYQ from the coding sequence ATGAAAATATCTACCGTACACATCATCCTGTTCATCCTTGCATTGGCATCCGCTACCTGTTCGGTTAGCCGGATGAGTAATTCCGCTGACACTTCCTTACAAACAACACCCTCCCTGAAGAGGACTTTCCAAAACGACTTTATGATCGGTGCAGCATTGAATACCCAACAGATCATGGAGCGGGATACCAATGCCTCCAGACTGGTGGCACAACAATTCAATGCGGTCACGCCCGAAAACGTAATGAAGGCCATGATCATTCACCCGCAATGGAATACCTATAATTTTGAGTGGGCAGATAAACTCATCGAATACGGAAAGAAAAACAACCTGCAGATCAATGGGCACACGCTTATATGGCATAGCCAGATGCCGGCCTTCGCCCGCAGGCTGCAAAGCACCGATTCCTTCCGGTTATTTTTCACCGATCATATCACCACCGTGGCAAGCCGCTATCGGGATAAAGTATATTCCTGGGATGTAGTGAACGAAGCATTAAATGAAGATGGCACCATGCGCAGGTCACCTTTCTTTACCAAACTGGGTGAGGATTATGTCACTGAAGCATTCAGGCTTACACAGGCGGCAGCCCCCAACACGCAATTGTATTACAATGACTACAACAACGAACGCCCGGCCAAGCGCGCAGGCTGCATAGCCCTCATCAATAAAATAAAGGCGGCGGGTGTTCGCATAGACGGCGTAGGCATCCAGGGCCACTGGCAGGTAGGGAAAGTACCCCTGAAAGATATTGAAGAAAGTATCCTGCAGTACAGTGCACTCGGCCTCAAGCTGGCCTTCACCGAACTGGACATTGAAGTATTGCCCCGCAATTTTCAGGGCGCCGATGTAGGCCAGCGCATGAAAGCCGATCCATCGCTCAATCCTTATACCAGCGGACTGCCCGATGATGTACAGCAGCAACTGGCCAGTGATTACGAAGCCTTGTTCCAGCTCTTCCTCAAACACAGGGATAAAATAGAAAGAGTTACTTTCTGGGGCGTGAACGATGGAGCAAGCTGGCTCAACGATTGGCCCGTAAGAGGCAGGACCAACTATCCCCTCTTGTTCGACCGGGCCTTCAATCCCAAACCTGCCTTCTACAAAGTGATCGCAACCAGAAAAGGGGTTTATCAATAA
- a CDS encoding glycoside hydrolase family 3 C-terminal domain-containing protein — protein sequence MHKILGIAFLLATASAGAQDFKSYPMWNPSLPIEQRVNDVVSRLTLEEKVAQMLNATPAIARLGIPAYDWWNEVLHGVARTPFRTTVFPQAIAMAATWDTNSLYRMADYSALEGRAIHNKAIEQNRTSERYLGLTYWTPNINIFRDPRWGRGQETYGEDPFLTGMLGRAFVRGLQGEDPKYLKAAACAKHFAVHSGPEPSRHADNFNPTTYDLWDTYLPAFKELIVDANVAGVMCAYNAVNTQPCCGNDLLMNDILRKQWKFNGYVTSDCWAIDDFFKYHKTHPDATSAAIDAVVHGTDVECGQTVYKTLYDAVKNGQIKEAQLDISLKRLFTIRYRLGMFDPVAMVKYAQTPATELESAPHQAHALKMAQQSIVLLKNEQQTLPLRRSIKKIAVVGPNANNRIAVLGNYNGIPSRIVTVLDGLKEKLGAGVEIMYEKGVDFTKDTLLAYTDLKNQFSWDGKQGFKAEYYNNRELKGEPVFTTTDDHVDHTWQRGDIIGNGLTATNFSARYTTRFTATASGSTMLELEADDGYRLLINGKEVINAWLRNRWGARAYQLNTVKDSSYHIVLEYWQGDDNANVALRTGQRMKTDYAALAARLAQADAIIFAGGISPQLEGEEMPVNAPGFNGGDRTTIQLPAVQTELLKALNATGKPVVFVMMTGSALATPWESAHIPAILNAWYGGQSAGTAIADVLFGDYNPAGRLPVTFYSSDSDLPGFSDYTMQGRTYRYFTGKALYPFGYGLSYTNFRYATLKAPTTIRTGNKIRVTAQLTNTGTRDGEEVAQLYIAHPNTKGKAPIRALKGFQRHFLKAGQTIQVSFTLTPEDLSLVNEANGQLYQPKGKISISVGGGQPGVTNATTSNVLSQQLTIQ from the coding sequence ATGCACAAGATACTTGGGATTGCCTTCCTGTTGGCCACTGCCAGCGCAGGTGCACAGGATTTTAAGTCCTACCCCATGTGGAACCCTTCCCTGCCCATAGAGCAGCGGGTCAACGATGTGGTCAGCCGCCTCACCCTGGAAGAGAAAGTGGCACAGATGCTCAATGCTACGCCTGCCATTGCACGGCTCGGCATCCCGGCGTATGATTGGTGGAATGAAGTATTGCATGGCGTGGCGCGTACGCCTTTTCGCACCACCGTATTCCCCCAGGCCATCGCCATGGCGGCTACCTGGGATACTAACTCCCTCTACCGCATGGCCGATTATTCAGCCCTCGAAGGCAGGGCCATTCACAACAAAGCCATCGAACAGAATCGCACCAGCGAACGCTACCTGGGCCTCACCTACTGGACACCCAACATCAATATATTCCGCGATCCCCGCTGGGGCCGCGGACAGGAAACTTATGGCGAAGACCCCTTCCTCACCGGCATGCTGGGCCGTGCTTTTGTACGTGGTCTCCAGGGCGAAGACCCCAAATACCTGAAAGCAGCAGCCTGCGCCAAACACTTCGCCGTTCATAGCGGCCCCGAACCCAGCAGGCATGCGGACAACTTCAATCCCACTACCTATGACTTGTGGGATACTTACCTGCCCGCTTTCAAAGAACTGATCGTCGATGCCAATGTGGCCGGTGTGATGTGCGCCTACAATGCCGTCAACACACAACCCTGCTGCGGCAACGACCTGCTCATGAATGATATCCTGAGAAAGCAATGGAAGTTCAACGGCTATGTGACCTCCGACTGCTGGGCGATAGATGATTTTTTCAAATACCATAAGACTCATCCGGATGCTACCAGCGCCGCCATCGATGCAGTAGTGCATGGTACGGATGTGGAATGCGGACAAACGGTGTACAAGACCTTATATGATGCCGTTAAGAATGGACAGATCAAAGAAGCGCAGCTCGATATATCGCTGAAAAGGTTGTTTACGATCCGTTACCGCCTCGGCATGTTTGATCCGGTGGCCATGGTGAAATATGCACAAACACCCGCTACCGAACTGGAGAGTGCACCCCACCAGGCACATGCCTTGAAGATGGCGCAACAATCCATCGTGCTGCTGAAGAACGAACAGCAAACCCTGCCCCTCCGCCGCAGCATTAAGAAAATAGCCGTAGTAGGCCCCAATGCAAACAACCGCATTGCTGTACTGGGCAATTACAATGGTATTCCTTCCCGCATTGTAACCGTGTTGGATGGATTGAAAGAAAAGCTCGGCGCCGGTGTGGAGATCATGTATGAAAAGGGAGTCGACTTTACCAAAGACACCTTACTCGCTTATACTGATCTGAAAAACCAGTTTTCCTGGGATGGTAAGCAAGGTTTCAAAGCAGAGTATTACAATAACCGCGAATTAAAAGGCGAGCCTGTATTCACCACCACCGACGATCATGTGGACCACACCTGGCAGCGTGGTGATATCATCGGCAATGGACTTACCGCTACCAATTTCTCTGCCCGCTATACCACGCGCTTCACGGCCACCGCCAGTGGCAGCACCATGCTCGAACTGGAAGCAGACGACGGATACCGCTTGCTCATCAATGGAAAAGAAGTGATCAATGCCTGGCTGCGCAATCGCTGGGGCGCGCGCGCTTATCAACTCAATACAGTAAAAGATTCTTCCTACCATATTGTACTCGAATACTGGCAGGGTGATGACAATGCCAATGTGGCCTTGCGCACCGGTCAGCGCATGAAAACTGATTATGCAGCCCTGGCCGCCAGGCTCGCACAGGCTGATGCGATCATATTTGCAGGCGGGATCTCTCCTCAACTGGAAGGCGAGGAAATGCCCGTGAATGCACCGGGCTTCAACGGCGGCGACAGAACCACCATCCAGTTGCCAGCCGTTCAAACCGAACTCCTGAAAGCATTGAACGCCACCGGCAAACCAGTGGTGTTTGTAATGATGACCGGCAGCGCTCTGGCTACTCCCTGGGAAAGCGCCCATATTCCGGCGATCCTCAATGCCTGGTATGGCGGACAAAGCGCAGGTACAGCCATTGCCGATGTGCTGTTTGGCGATTACAATCCTGCCGGCCGTCTGCCTGTGACCTTCTACAGCAGCGACAGCGACCTGCCCGGATTCAGTGATTACACCATGCAGGGACGCACCTATCGTTATTTCACCGGCAAAGCCTTGTATCCCTTTGGATATGGCCTTAGTTATACCAACTTCCGTTATGCAACACTAAAGGCTCCCACTACTATACGCACCGGCAATAAAATACGCGTAACGGCTCAACTCACCAATACGGGCACCCGCGATGGCGAAGAAGTGGCCCAATTATATATTGCTCACCCCAACACCAAAGGGAAAGCACCCATCCGCGCACTCAAAGGTTTCCAGCGTCATTTTCTGAAAGCAGGTCAAACCATACAGGTGAGCTTTACCCTTACACCCGAAGACCTCTCCCTGGTCAATGAAGCCAATGGACAATTGTATCAACCCAAGGGAAAGATCAGCATCAGCGTAGGTGGCGGACAGCCAGGTGTTACCAATGCCACTACCAGCAATGTGCTCAGCCAGCAACTCACCATTCAATAA